A section of the Chryseobacterium ginsenosidimutans genome encodes:
- a CDS encoding acyl-CoA thioesterase yields the protein MAKIKKASESLTIMTNIVLPNDTNQLRNLFGGELLARMDRCASISATRHCERRVVTASVNHVSFDYPIPEGGIVVMESKVSRAFSTSMEIYVDVWLDDPINHKKVQTNTGIYTFVAVDEFNRPIPIPQMEPETDLEKERFAAALRRKELSLILSGRMKPSESVELKKLFQEEPK from the coding sequence ATGGCAAAAATAAAAAAAGCGTCAGAATCTTTGACGATTATGACGAATATTGTACTTCCCAATGATACCAATCAATTGAGGAATCTTTTCGGTGGCGAATTGTTGGCAAGAATGGACAGATGTGCTTCGATTTCAGCGACAAGACACTGCGAAAGAAGGGTAGTAACGGCATCCGTAAATCACGTTTCCTTTGATTATCCGATTCCGGAAGGGGGAATTGTTGTGATGGAATCTAAGGTTTCCAGAGCTTTTTCTACTTCAATGGAAATTTATGTTGATGTTTGGCTGGATGATCCTATCAATCATAAAAAAGTTCAGACTAATACAGGAATTTATACATTCGTGGCGGTAGATGAATTTAACAGACCAATCCCAATTCCTCAAATGGAACCGGAAACAGATCTTGAAAAAGAAAGATTTGCAGCAGCTTTAAGAAGAAAAGAGCTTTCTCTTATCCTCTCCGGAAGAATGAAACCTTCAGAATCTGTGGAATTGAAAAAACTTTTCCAAGAAGAGCCTAAATAA
- a CDS encoding 2-hydroxyacid dehydrogenase, whose protein sequence is MRILLLDKNHPLITEQLLANNFILEEDFTSSYDEVCNKIENYDGIIIRSRIPLDKNFLEKAKKLKFIARVGAGMENIDIPVAEKLGIQLINSPEGNRDSVAEHVVGMLLILMNRLFIASQEVKNGIWLREENRGDELLGKTVGLIGYGNMGKATAKRLSGFGCKVIFHDISPDLSDEYATQVSLHELKEQAEVLSLHIPLTEESYYLIDGPFISDMKNDFYFVNTARGKNIETKSLVEALKAGKVKGACLDVLEYEKSSFENLEVENEDLKYLLESEKVIVTPHIAGWTHQSKEKLAQVIVDKIVAKFVD, encoded by the coding sequence ATGAGAATTTTACTACTCGATAAAAATCACCCATTAATTACCGAACAGCTTTTAGCAAACAACTTTATTCTGGAAGAAGATTTTACGTCTTCATATGATGAGGTTTGCAACAAAATTGAAAACTACGACGGGATTATTATCAGAAGCCGAATTCCTTTGGATAAAAATTTTTTGGAGAAAGCGAAAAAGCTGAAATTCATCGCGAGAGTAGGAGCAGGCATGGAAAATATTGATATTCCTGTTGCTGAAAAATTGGGAATTCAATTAATTAATTCTCCGGAAGGAAACAGAGATTCTGTGGCAGAGCATGTTGTCGGAATGCTATTAATTTTAATGAACCGACTTTTCATCGCTTCCCAAGAAGTGAAAAATGGAATCTGGCTTCGCGAAGAAAACAGGGGCGACGAATTACTCGGAAAAACGGTAGGTTTAATCGGTTACGGAAATATGGGAAAAGCAACGGCAAAAAGGCTTTCAGGCTTTGGCTGTAAGGTAATTTTCCATGATATTTCACCTGATCTTTCGGATGAATATGCAACACAGGTTTCTTTACATGAATTGAAAGAACAAGCTGAAGTATTGAGTTTACATATTCCTTTGACGGAAGAATCGTATTATCTGATTGACGGACCATTTATTTCTGATATGAAAAACGACTTCTATTTCGTGAATACCGCAAGAGGAAAAAACATAGAAACGAAAAGTCTGGTTGAAGCTCTGAAAGCAGGAAAAGTAAAAGGAGCTTGTCTTGATGTTTTGGAATATGAGAAATCATCTTTTGAAAATTTAGAAGTGGAAAATGAAGATTTAAAATATCTTTTAGAATCCGAAAAAGTAATTGTAACACCTCATATCGCCGGCTGGACGCATCAAAGCAAGGAAAAGCTGGCACAGGTGATTGTGGATAAAATTGTGGCGAAGTTTGTTGATTGA
- a CDS encoding serine hydrolase domain-containing protein, with translation MRIRNLVLILSAFLFLFSCKKKSESQENVAENTTSLPNYGNVDLSNVFTKGDSQIPDKASLVRYIDQYYKRVWEGSNLSGGILVAKGDDIIYENYRGFARQDNQKTIDKNTPLHVASVSKTLTAMAMLKLIEAGKIKLSDHLTQFFSGFPYPNVTVQTLLDQRSGLPKYEYFITKIQPAPAELSKTFITNQDILNMLIKYKPDLARDTDTGFMYCNTNFAMLALLIEKVTKVPFPQAMKEMVFDPLKMKNTYIFQEKDIPTAAQSFYYGGNKLYPLDRLDLIYGDKNVYTTPRDLYNFSKAMFSKDFLKPDLMKMVFTPYSNEKFGTNNYGLGFRMKIFDNGEKLTYHNGWWHGTNSVFAHLLKSKVTIIAIGNKYSNRVYTALSLSGLFEDFPPQKDKLHSIMSDDKDTLNGHSEVYGE, from the coding sequence ATGAGGATACGTAATCTTGTACTTATTTTATCTGCCTTTTTATTCCTTTTTTCCTGTAAAAAAAAATCTGAAAGCCAAGAAAATGTCGCTGAAAATACGACTAGCCTTCCCAATTATGGAAATGTTGATTTAAGCAATGTTTTCACAAAAGGAGACAGCCAGATTCCTGATAAAGCGTCGCTGGTTCGTTATATTGATCAATATTACAAAAGAGTTTGGGAAGGAAGTAATCTGAGTGGCGGGATTTTAGTCGCAAAAGGTGACGATATTATTTACGAAAATTACAGAGGTTTTGCCAGACAAGACAATCAAAAAACGATTGATAAAAATACACCGCTTCACGTAGCTTCGGTTTCAAAAACTTTGACGGCAATGGCAATGCTGAAATTGATAGAAGCCGGAAAGATTAAATTATCCGATCACTTAACACAGTTTTTTTCCGGATTTCCTTATCCAAATGTGACGGTTCAGACATTGCTAGACCAGAGAAGCGGGCTTCCAAAATACGAATACTTTATTACAAAAATTCAGCCTGCTCCGGCAGAACTTTCAAAGACTTTCATTACAAATCAGGATATTTTAAATATGCTTATTAAATACAAACCTGATTTGGCAAGAGATACAGATACGGGTTTCATGTACTGCAACACAAATTTTGCAATGTTGGCTTTGCTGATCGAGAAAGTGACAAAAGTACCTTTTCCGCAAGCAATGAAAGAGATGGTTTTTGATCCGCTGAAAATGAAAAATACGTATATTTTTCAGGAAAAAGATATTCCGACGGCTGCTCAGTCATTTTATTATGGCGGAAACAAATTATATCCTTTAGATCGGTTAGATTTAATTTACGGCGATAAAAACGTTTATACAACACCGAGAGATTTGTATAATTTTTCAAAAGCAATGTTCTCAAAAGACTTTTTAAAACCTGATTTAATGAAAATGGTTTTCACTCCTTACAGCAATGAGAAATTCGGGACGAATAATTATGGTCTCGGTTTCAGAATGAAGATTTTTGATAATGGTGAAAAACTGACGTATCACAACGGTTGGTGGCACGGAACGAATTCTGTTTTTGCCCACTTATTAAAATCGAAGGTGACGATTATTGCAATTGGAAATAAATACTCAAACAGAGTATATACTGCATTGTCTTTATCCGGATTATTCGAGGATTTTCCGCCTCAGAAAGACAAACTTCACAGCATTATGAGTGATGATAAAGATACATTGAACGGACATAGTGAAGTTTATGGAGAATAA
- a CDS encoding Ig-like domain-containing protein has product MKRLLLLFVIGFLLQSCARVGSPIGGAKDTLAPKFLSSNIDTTRINVPRDIKELRIDFNEYVTLKDINKNLNISPPIKNIKRIIPSNIANKFVLIQWTDTLQANTTYNFNFGNAIADNNENNILRYFNFAFSTGEKLDDLYISGEIKDALSIKKASENKFVVGLYQVKDTINYKQKPYYITKVDEDGYYELNYLAPGKYKIIAFEDENGNSMYDPGKEKVGFQKDPVEVEKSVSGLNLKLFPSKKPVKYLEMKETAGGVVMTFEGRPNNVKVQPLNEKIKDYKVTHVPKSDTVRIWFDAVKSDVGQTATENLKFGYNADLKKDTLYNASLFYKYNTKNVMDINSDNGGGMLAPKSDFKISSNYYIDKINTDKWVFKVEGDSINTIPFTAKISETNPYQIMLNADFVSGEKYQLTVPKETVSSFYAKNYQSKRFDFEVDKIENFGSLKFVLQNAPASSYWIQLLDTSDKVLYQKYTKGSEVKFDILKPGEYIVRILVDNNENKFWDEADFQNDIFAEDSYIYYKSAIARPLWDSNENWDLKDTRVLDVSKLNIPKTETNTPPKDAKKMDLKTDNEILSPTR; this is encoded by the coding sequence ATGAAAAGACTTCTTCTATTATTCGTCATCGGCTTTCTTTTGCAGTCTTGTGCAAGAGTAGGTTCACCTATTGGTGGTGCGAAAGATACTTTGGCTCCAAAATTTTTAAGTTCAAATATTGATACGACGAGAATTAATGTTCCGAGAGATATTAAAGAATTACGTATTGATTTTAATGAATATGTAACGTTGAAAGATATCAATAAGAATCTTAATATTTCACCTCCCATCAAAAATATTAAGCGTATTATTCCTTCAAATATTGCAAATAAATTTGTTTTAATTCAGTGGACGGATACGCTGCAGGCAAATACAACATATAATTTTAATTTCGGAAATGCTATTGCGGATAATAACGAAAATAATATTTTAAGATATTTCAATTTTGCTTTTTCTACAGGTGAAAAACTGGATGATCTTTACATCAGTGGAGAAATTAAAGACGCTTTATCCATTAAAAAAGCCAGTGAAAATAAGTTTGTAGTTGGTCTTTACCAGGTAAAAGATACGATCAATTATAAACAGAAACCTTATTATATCACAAAAGTTGATGAAGACGGATATTATGAATTAAATTATCTGGCTCCCGGAAAATATAAAATTATTGCTTTCGAGGACGAAAACGGAAATTCTATGTATGATCCGGGGAAAGAAAAGGTTGGTTTTCAAAAAGATCCTGTGGAAGTTGAAAAGTCTGTTTCAGGATTAAACTTAAAATTATTCCCTTCTAAAAAACCTGTGAAATATCTTGAAATGAAGGAAACCGCAGGTGGAGTGGTTATGACTTTTGAAGGAAGACCTAATAATGTGAAAGTTCAGCCGTTAAATGAAAAAATTAAGGATTATAAAGTTACCCATGTCCCAAAATCTGATACGGTAAGAATCTGGTTTGACGCTGTAAAAAGTGATGTCGGACAAACTGCAACGGAAAATTTGAAATTTGGCTATAACGCAGATCTTAAAAAAGATACTCTTTATAATGCTTCGCTTTTCTATAAATACAACACAAAGAATGTGATGGACATTAACAGTGATAACGGAGGCGGAATGCTGGCTCCAAAATCGGATTTTAAAATCAGTTCCAATTATTATATAGATAAAATTAATACGGATAAATGGGTTTTTAAGGTTGAAGGTGATTCTATAAATACAATACCTTTTACAGCGAAAATTTCAGAAACAAATCCTTATCAGATTATGTTAAATGCGGACTTTGTTTCGGGTGAAAAATATCAGTTGACGGTTCCTAAAGAAACGGTTTCATCTTTTTATGCTAAAAATTATCAATCTAAACGTTTTGATTTTGAGGTTGATAAAATTGAAAATTTTGGAAGCCTTAAATTTGTACTGCAAAATGCACCGGCTTCGAGCTATTGGATTCAGCTGTTGGATACTTCTGATAAAGTTTTATACCAAAAATATACGAAAGGAAGCGAAGTGAAATTTGATATTCTGAAACCTGGCGAATATATTGTGAGGATTCTTGTTGATAATAACGAAAATAAATTCTGGGATGAAGCTGATTTCCAGAATGATATCTTTGCAGAAGATTCTTACATTTATTATAAATCTGCGATTGCGAGACCGCTTTGGGATAGCAATGAAAATTGGGATCTGAAAGACACAAGAGTGTTGGATGTATCAAAATTAAATATTCCGAAAACAGAAACGAATACTCCGCCGAAAGATGCAAAAAAAATGGATTTAAAGACGGATAATGAAATATTATCGCCGACGAGATAA
- a CDS encoding heme-binding domain-containing protein: MKTFKKILFWSLLGFALMQFIPTDKVNKPVDHKANFVDAKNTPDKIRGLVKGACYDCHSNETVYPKYAYIAPISWSVKSHINEGREHLNFSVWETYNKDLKKSMLSEAIETIQNKTMPMPGYIVYHKEANLSDAERTLLIKYFEEMLKSGTY, translated from the coding sequence ATGAAGACATTTAAAAAAATACTTTTCTGGAGTTTACTTGGTTTTGCTCTCATGCAATTTATCCCTACGGACAAAGTGAATAAGCCGGTAGATCACAAAGCAAATTTTGTGGATGCTAAAAATACTCCTGATAAAATCAGAGGATTGGTAAAAGGAGCTTGCTACGACTGTCATTCCAACGAAACGGTTTATCCTAAATACGCATATATTGCACCAATTTCATGGTCGGTGAAGAGTCATATCAATGAAGGAAGAGAACATCTGAACTTTTCTGTCTGGGAGACTTACAATAAGGATCTGAAAAAAAGTATGCTCAGTGAGGCAATTGAAACCATTCAGAATAAAACAATGCCGATGCCGGGATATATTGTTTATCATAAAGAAGCCAATTTATCTGATGCAGAAAGAACATTGCTGATAAAGTATTTTGAGGAAATGCTGAAATCGGGAACGTATTAA
- a CDS encoding NUDIX hydrolase, whose protein sequence is MKILKYCPSCGKESLQWDGEKKWSCLNCSFTLYNNVAGAVAVVIRHNDEIYLTRRNRDPKKGKLDLAGGFVDPKESAEETCKRELFEELQLDVDISNLKYLTSLPNVYQYKEIDYNTIDLFYEYNVPEKFEVNLELSEISEAIWIPLKELDLEDIAFDSQKRFFEEYLKNI, encoded by the coding sequence ATGAAAATATTGAAATATTGCCCAAGCTGTGGCAAAGAATCTTTACAATGGGACGGCGAAAAGAAATGGAGCTGCCTAAACTGTAGCTTCACATTATACAACAATGTTGCCGGTGCAGTAGCCGTGGTAATCAGGCATAATGACGAAATCTACCTTACAAGAAGAAACAGAGATCCGAAAAAAGGAAAACTTGATCTTGCCGGAGGATTTGTAGATCCGAAGGAAAGCGCGGAAGAAACGTGCAAAAGAGAGCTTTTTGAGGAACTGCAGCTTGATGTTGATATTTCAAATTTAAAATACCTAACAAGCCTTCCGAATGTGTATCAATATAAAGAAATTGATTATAACACAATTGATCTTTTTTATGAATATAATGTTCCGGAAAAGTTTGAAGTAAATCTTGAATTGTCTGAAATTTCAGAAGCAATCTGGATTCCGTTAAAAGAATTGGATCTTGAAGATATTGCTTTTGATTCTCAGAAAAGATTTTTTGAAGAGTATTTAAAGAATATTTGA
- the xerA gene encoding site-specific tyrosine recombinase/integron integrase, giving the protein MTWDEKIKDFEIFLRFERNFSENTLDAYIRDIKKLREYAVEDLENVGPDIICYENLQEYIFNLSKQKFSERSQARWISSIKAFFKFLLEDEYREDNPASLLEGPKLGLYLPDTLSLIDINKIIGAIEISSDLGKRNQCIIEVLYGCGLRVSELIELKISNINIKEQYIKVHGKGNKTRFVPLADYTSELLQEYIQSTRAKNKINKKYEDTLFLNSRGTSMSRVIVFLIIKELTDKAGVSKKISPHTFRHSFATHLLQNGADLRYIQEMLGHSSITTTEIYTRLKTEELRDVILNYHPRNINIAQ; this is encoded by the coding sequence ATGACTTGGGATGAAAAAATTAAGGATTTTGAAATCTTTCTTCGCTTCGAAAGAAACTTTTCAGAAAACACACTCGACGCTTATATTCGAGACATCAAAAAATTAAGAGAATACGCAGTAGAAGATCTGGAAAACGTAGGCCCAGACATCATATGCTATGAAAATCTGCAGGAATACATCTTCAATCTTTCCAAACAAAAATTCAGCGAACGATCTCAGGCAAGATGGATATCTTCCATTAAAGCATTCTTCAAATTCTTACTCGAGGATGAATATCGTGAAGACAACCCGGCTTCTTTGCTTGAAGGCCCAAAATTAGGTCTTTATTTACCCGATACGTTAAGCCTGATTGATATTAACAAAATCATCGGTGCCATCGAAATAAGTTCTGATCTTGGAAAAAGAAATCAATGCATTATAGAAGTATTGTACGGATGCGGGCTGCGCGTTTCTGAGCTCATCGAACTGAAAATTTCTAACATTAATATTAAAGAACAGTATATCAAAGTGCACGGAAAAGGGAATAAAACCCGCTTCGTTCCTTTGGCTGATTATACTTCAGAATTATTGCAAGAATATATTCAGAGTACCCGTGCCAAAAATAAAATTAATAAAAAGTACGAGGATACACTTTTCTTAAATAGCCGCGGAACATCAATGTCCAGAGTTATCGTATTTTTAATCATAAAAGAATTAACAGACAAAGCGGGTGTAAGTAAGAAAATTTCTCCCCACACTTTCAGGCATTCTTTTGCTACACATTTGCTTCAGAATGGTGCCGATCTTCGTTATATTCAGGAAATGCTTGGTCATTCCAGCATTACCACAACGGAAATCTATACCCGCCTGAAAACGGAGGAACTTCGAGATGTAATCTTGAATTATCACCCCAGAAATATTAATATTGCTCAATGA
- a CDS encoding deoxycytidylate deaminase, whose translation MNKFDKAYLKMAQEWAKLSYCKRKQVGALIVKDRMIISDGYNGTPSGFENCCEDNEGKTHWYVLHAEANAILKLAASTQSAKDATLYLTLSPCKECSKLILQAGIARLVYINEYSDDDGISFLRNHNIEIEQISDYELKK comes from the coding sequence ATGAATAAGTTTGATAAAGCTTATCTAAAAATGGCTCAGGAATGGGCAAAACTCTCCTACTGTAAACGAAAGCAGGTAGGGGCTCTTATCGTAAAAGATAGGATGATTATTTCAGATGGTTATAATGGTACTCCTTCAGGCTTTGAAAACTGCTGTGAGGACAATGAAGGCAAAACACACTGGTATGTGCTGCATGCGGAAGCCAATGCTATTTTAAAACTGGCAGCTTCCACACAGTCTGCAAAAGATGCAACGTTATATTTAACGCTGTCTCCATGCAAAGAATGCAGCAAGCTTATTCTCCAGGCGGGAATTGCCAGATTAGTCTACATTAATGAATATTCAGACGATGACGGGATATCATTTTTAAGAAACCATAATATTGAAATAGAGCAAATTTCGGACTATGAACTAAAAAAATAA
- a CDS encoding enoyl-CoA hydratase/isomerase family protein produces MSYENILLNKEDKVSIITINRPESLNALNAQTIREISSALDELNSDASCRVIILTGSGEKSFVAGADIKEFSDFGQEKAEELARNGQNTLFNKIENMTKPVIAAVNGFALGGGLELAMACHIRYASENAKLGLPEVTLGLIPGYGGTQRLPKLVGKGIANEIIFSAKMIPAQRAKEIGLVNEVYPIEELLTKTRELANVIAHNSPMAISKAIQAVNLSDTEKGFETEIKYFGELFDLDDKKEGVSAFLEKRKPNF; encoded by the coding sequence ATGAGTTACGAAAATATATTATTAAATAAAGAAGATAAAGTATCTATAATTACTATAAACAGACCTGAAAGTTTAAATGCATTGAATGCTCAGACAATCAGGGAAATAAGTTCAGCTTTGGACGAACTGAATTCTGATGCATCTTGCAGGGTCATTATCCTTACGGGAAGTGGAGAGAAATCTTTTGTTGCAGGAGCTGATATAAAAGAATTCAGTGATTTTGGCCAAGAAAAAGCAGAAGAACTTGCAAGAAACGGACAGAACACATTATTCAATAAAATAGAAAATATGACCAAACCTGTAATTGCAGCCGTGAACGGTTTTGCTTTAGGAGGAGGTCTTGAGCTAGCAATGGCATGCCATATCAGATATGCATCGGAAAATGCCAAATTGGGACTTCCGGAAGTAACTTTAGGATTAATTCCCGGTTACGGAGGAACTCAGAGACTTCCGAAGCTTGTGGGAAAAGGTATTGCCAACGAAATCATCTTCTCTGCCAAAATGATTCCTGCTCAGAGAGCAAAAGAAATCGGTTTGGTAAATGAAGTGTACCCTATTGAAGAATTATTAACCAAAACAAGAGAATTAGCAAACGTTATTGCCCACAATTCACCAATGGCAATTTCTAAGGCAATTCAAGCTGTGAACTTATCAGATACAGAAAAAGGTTTTGAAACCGAAATTAAATATTTTGGAGAGCTTTTTGACTTAGATGATAAAAAGGAAGGAGTTTCCGCATTTCTAGAAAAAAGAAAGCCAAACTTCTAA
- a CDS encoding catalase produces the protein MDSKKLTLSNGSPYFEHQDSQTVGPRGPVLLQDFILQENLAHFVRERIPERIVHAKGTGAYGTFTVTHDISQYTKAKLFSKVGNSCRMFARFSTVGGEKGSADTARDPRGFALKFYTEDGNWDLVGNNTPVFFIKDAKKFPDFIHTQKRVPKTNLKSATMMWDFWSLNPESLHQVLILMSDRGTPHGYRHMHGFGSHTFSMINENNERVWVKFHFITKQSIKNFSNDDAVKMAGENPDFAQEDLCNAIEEGNFPKWTMYIQVMTEEQARDFRWNPFDITKVWFHDDFPMIEVGEMELNEVPVNYFAHVEQSTFSPSNLINGISFSPDKMLQGRLFSYPDAHRYRVGVNAHHLEVNRCPFEVNNYQRDGFMADSSQYQDKPNYHPNSFDDIKVDSSYKNYEYELDSAHVASYNRNENDDDHYTQPGLLYSKAMNAEDREHLVNNIIGSMKGIDGPKKDEIINRQLCHFFRANIELGMKVASQLNVVIDANMMNHPK, from the coding sequence ATGGATTCTAAAAAATTAACATTAAGTAACGGTTCACCATATTTTGAACATCAGGATTCACAAACGGTTGGCCCCAGAGGTCCGGTATTGCTGCAGGATTTTATTTTACAGGAAAACCTCGCTCATTTTGTAAGAGAAAGAATCCCTGAAAGAATTGTTCATGCAAAAGGGACGGGAGCTTACGGAACCTTTACCGTAACACACGATATCAGCCAATATACAAAAGCAAAATTATTTTCAAAAGTTGGAAACTCTTGCAGAATGTTCGCCCGCTTTTCTACCGTTGGAGGAGAAAAAGGGAGTGCAGATACGGCAAGAGACCCAAGAGGTTTTGCCTTAAAGTTCTATACCGAAGACGGAAACTGGGATTTGGTAGGAAACAACACTCCTGTATTCTTTATTAAAGATGCTAAAAAATTCCCTGATTTTATCCATACTCAAAAAAGAGTACCGAAAACCAACCTGAAAAGCGCAACCATGATGTGGGATTTCTGGAGCTTAAATCCTGAATCATTACATCAGGTTTTAATTTTAATGTCCGACAGAGGAACCCCTCACGGATACAGACATATGCACGGTTTCGGGTCTCATACTTTTTCAATGATTAATGAAAACAATGAAAGAGTCTGGGTGAAATTCCATTTTATAACAAAACAGAGTATTAAGAATTTTTCTAATGATGACGCCGTAAAAATGGCAGGTGAAAATCCTGATTTTGCGCAGGAAGACCTTTGCAATGCAATAGAAGAAGGAAATTTCCCGAAATGGACCATGTATATCCAGGTGATGACTGAAGAGCAGGCAAGAGATTTCAGATGGAATCCTTTTGATATAACAAAAGTTTGGTTTCATGACGATTTCCCGATGATTGAAGTTGGAGAAATGGAATTAAATGAAGTTCCTGTCAATTATTTTGCACATGTTGAACAATCTACGTTCTCGCCAAGTAATTTAATTAATGGCATTAGCTTTTCACCCGATAAAATGCTTCAGGGAAGATTATTCTCTTATCCGGATGCTCACAGATACAGAGTTGGCGTAAATGCTCATCATTTAGAAGTCAACAGATGTCCTTTTGAAGTTAATAATTATCAGAGAGATGGTTTCATGGCAGACTCAAGCCAATATCAGGACAAACCGAATTATCATCCTAACAGTTTTGATGATATTAAGGTCGATTCCTCATACAAAAACTATGAGTATGAATTAGATAGTGCTCATGTTGCAAGCTACAACAGAAACGAAAATGATGACGACCATTACACTCAACCTGGATTATTGTATTCAAAGGCAATGAATGCAGAAGACAGAGAGCATCTTGTCAATAATATCATCGGAAGTATGAAAGGTATTGATGGACCTAAAAAAGATGAAATCATCAACCGCCAATTGTGCCATTTCTTCAGGGCCAACATAGAGCTTGGCATGAAAGTAGCATCTCAGCTTAATGTTGTTATTGATGCAAACATGATGAATCATCCTAAATAA
- a CDS encoding LysR substrate-binding domain-containing protein, with amino-acid sequence MNIQQLEYLIAVDKYKHFGKAAQACFITQPTLSAMIQKFEDELDVKVFDRTTHPIRTTDVGLQIIDQAKVIIESVNELKNKANLLNNILGGTINLGIIPTVSSFILPTEIFKFLEDNPKIQMNVKEMTTDNIIKALKAGELDAGIISTPYDTADEFYQDFLFNEELMIYSSDTEANKKNSYVVPEDLNVEKVWLLEEGNCLRNQFENICHLKENTLKPKNLDFLASNIQTLVHMVDKVGGISILPELALSQLSEIQKENVFRFKKPFPYREISIIYYKPTFKQKIIDELSHSIRASLEKKLNYHENPKEFVSIKPQ; translated from the coding sequence ATGAACATTCAGCAACTGGAGTACCTTATCGCTGTAGATAAGTATAAACATTTTGGTAAAGCAGCCCAAGCGTGCTTCATTACGCAACCTACGTTAAGTGCAATGATACAGAAATTTGAGGATGAACTGGATGTAAAGGTTTTCGACAGAACAACGCACCCGATACGTACCACAGATGTGGGGCTTCAGATTATTGATCAGGCGAAGGTTATTATAGAGTCTGTCAATGAGCTTAAGAATAAAGCCAACCTGTTAAATAACATTTTAGGCGGAACGATTAATCTTGGGATTATTCCTACGGTTTCTTCTTTTATATTACCGACTGAGATTTTCAAATTTTTGGAGGATAATCCGAAAATCCAGATGAATGTAAAGGAAATGACAACCGATAATATCATCAAAGCTTTGAAGGCCGGGGAATTGGATGCGGGAATTATCTCAACACCTTATGATACTGCTGATGAATTTTATCAGGATTTCTTGTTTAATGAAGAATTAATGATATACAGTTCTGATACGGAAGCAAATAAGAAAAATTCTTATGTAGTTCCTGAAGACCTTAATGTAGAAAAAGTTTGGCTGCTTGAGGAAGGAAACTGTTTAAGAAATCAGTTTGAAAATATCTGTCATTTAAAAGAAAATACTTTAAAGCCTAAGAATCTTGACTTTTTAGCGTCAAATATCCAGACTTTAGTCCATATGGTAGATAAAGTTGGTGGAATAAGTATTTTGCCGGAATTGGCATTAAGCCAGCTTTCAGAAATACAAAAAGAGAATGTTTTCAGATTCAAAAAGCCTTTTCCTTATAGAGAAATCAGTATTATCTATTACAAACCGACATTTAAGCAGAAAATTATTGATGAATTGTCACATTCTATCAGAGCTTCATTAGAAAAAAAGCTGAATTATCACGAAAATCCAAAAGAATTCGTAAGCATAAAACCACAATAG